In Paenibacillus guangzhouensis, a single window of DNA contains:
- a CDS encoding LCP family glycopolymer transferase, whose protein sequence is MKRWVWIVSITIFVLICGAGGVAYYVYSTVKETAEQMYIPVKANKPVYVSQDTTVKPKTEPVAVEKLEPFSVLVMGVDEREHDRGRSDTIIVVSVNPNKPSMVMFNLPRDTRTEIVGHHTVDKMNHAYAFGGVEMALATVEKFLDMPIDYVVKINMEGFVQLVDLVGGVEVENPFAFNQEGVHFNKGTLKLDGEHALLYTRMRYDDPRGDKGRNDRQRQVLLKLMNTAMQWGSIDRIPGILKALGRNVKTNITFDEMKYMYKNYLPAFNSIDTTEVQGTGTRINNIYYYLVNDKERKRLHDLLKSNQ, encoded by the coding sequence ATGAAACGTTGGGTATGGATTGTATCAATAACAATTTTCGTGCTGATCTGTGGTGCTGGTGGTGTTGCCTATTATGTCTATAGCACGGTCAAAGAGACGGCGGAGCAGATGTACATCCCTGTAAAAGCCAATAAGCCCGTATACGTGAGCCAGGATACGACCGTGAAGCCGAAAACGGAACCTGTAGCCGTCGAGAAGCTCGAACCTTTCAGCGTGCTTGTGATGGGTGTAGATGAGCGCGAACATGACAGAGGACGATCTGACACGATTATCGTGGTGTCGGTGAATCCGAATAAGCCATCCATGGTGATGTTCAATTTACCTCGCGATACAAGAACAGAAATCGTAGGGCATCATACGGTCGATAAAATGAATCATGCGTATGCCTTTGGAGGCGTTGAGATGGCGCTTGCTACCGTGGAGAAGTTCCTTGATATGCCGATCGATTATGTCGTCAAAATTAACATGGAGGGCTTCGTGCAGCTTGTTGATTTGGTGGGTGGCGTGGAAGTCGAGAACCCGTTTGCCTTCAATCAGGAAGGGGTTCATTTCAATAAAGGAACGTTGAAACTGGACGGTGAGCATGCACTGCTCTATACTAGGATGCGGTACGATGATCCTCGCGGAGATAAGGGGCGGAATGATCGGCAGCGTCAGGTGTTGTTGAAGCTGATGAATACCGCGATGCAGTGGGGCAGCATCGACCGGATTCCTGGTATTTTAAAGGCGCTTGGCCGAAATGTGAAGACGAACATCACATTCGACGAGATGAAATACATGTATAAGAACTACCTGCCAGCGTTTAATTCTATCGATACAACAGAGGTTCAGGGGACAGGAACACGTATTAATAATATTTATTATTATCTTGTGAATGATAAAGAACGTAAACGGCTGCATGATCTGTTAAAATCAAATCAGTGA
- a CDS encoding cupin domain-containing protein, with product MNRGSGEYGFDDGRYWILDCRQEPSGHIVMTSKFVLEPGYHLAYANHTMRSKVWIVTHGEGEFIHNGEGCHIRTGDVLQIKAGIPHRIHAMTVMKWAEVQVGLGDLDEVEEQLQVRWGQMELTDEGVFAQ from the coding sequence ATGAATCGTGGATCTGGTGAATATGGTTTTGATGATGGGCGATATTGGATTTTGGACTGTAGGCAGGAGCCTTCAGGACATATCGTGATGACGAGTAAATTTGTGCTTGAGCCGGGTTATCATCTGGCTTATGCGAATCATACGATGCGATCCAAAGTATGGATTGTGACGCATGGAGAAGGCGAGTTCATCCACAATGGGGAAGGCTGTCACATACGTACAGGGGATGTCCTGCAGATTAAGGCAGGTATACCTCATCGCATTCATGCCATGACCGTGATGAAGTGGGCAGAAGTTCAAGTTGGTCTTGGTGACTTAGATGAAGTGGAGGAGCAGCTTCAGGTGCGATGGGGCCAAATGGAGCTGACAGACGAAGGAGTCTTCGCACAATGA